One Corythoichthys intestinalis isolate RoL2023-P3 chromosome 9, ASM3026506v1, whole genome shotgun sequence DNA window includes the following coding sequences:
- the rbm6 gene encoding RNA-binding protein 6 codes for MWDGPGQGSRGRPPFRGNHHGDMYRGRDHPMSEFRGRDGMSMRPMGHMGPPDPPPMDMRRMDSPPMWGHDTNSRDMHGRAMDRDFYRSVPGPDLNFRGQFDGNPKDDLMHSPGFSGLDMGGRDMPTWEKNSRHMDMRVRDTFHDDMPRFNNPNLDGRRGYSMDRMTDDDFRNMRTPLGMNDNSRFNMDTPSYERRRMDMDRRGGPPLNPRGGFESDMDFRNHPGPPPEFQSRERSPLRFGNNAPPMDRTRSGMPADTSGSQRSDFKGPEEQSRMNKGPNSCGSPLMDYRSGEEMTLAEEWKNRQKDQPPFSDKGMKGDSQLSQPASFRRDPVYQDTSRDPPAFLERDRPPLDFLGKDVHFPRGGLFAERDRPPLGRNSPQDRTLLAAPPVRGNESKHWLAERDSEQSHKKSKLDENYHNKLLSQELVDPKDSFKGLTDIPYSEGQTTSQMAELEDFQSGDQDYRDIDYRTASGRMFDYKQGDLQATPLIEESKTPVAPDFSASGSKDQDYRNASVADKVSTTLSISGIPKTATVEQILGAFTVQDGLPQPGMKIKNVVPGYSYDTAYVEFLNLEDAVRFMESNKGSLKVGTRTVSISYSHPDDSDASIHESQLSRPNHPSDEFESGQNGGTIKGPMEPMPPTQWQRNSDLTPEAWQQQMDQQYQEQESETQAESWGHQHSPHHNSHQSKSVFKDSKTMIIKNIMPNTTVEAILKALDPYAYLDERNIRLIKAKTPGAKCFCFIDMDSHEQVTRLVDLLLTRPNPLCIDGYRVYAEVAKPLKNQSFRREFDRTSNSSPGYRAASNMMEAQQFYPQPQPSMQQPPGVQAGLPTNNSNAPPLGDANISQGSGYDASQAQDASYQATEAHVATDAVTPADQSYVPADAEAPDTSSYLYDATSGFYYDPETTLYYDPGSRYFYNAQNQEYLYWDATTKAYLPVPGGNQGHQPVMTAEDQAILSNPAADAPLDMKKPSEPPMPSTQVSVTADNHDTPSPEKKDDDDSIKKDDRPKSIAAVKIMKDMERWAKIQNRQKDCVRSPSPVLKGSLDDDKKQSKSADAGFAVFERKKSGGDEFFKKPLAPLKKEEKSKRPMGSLGMLASDYAAGSDDEVEEDKEDVARSSQVTKAPPEEREDKLTDWKKIACLLCRRQFPNKDALIRHQQLSDLHKQNMEIHLKIKRSKKELEALENQEKQLTTKEVGRSPEQKRRKHHHHQPQQHHNSWAGGSREISKVAERPGLGSEPPPRRQKKEHVAWDHATYKQAVRKAMFARFKELD; via the exons ATGTGGGATGGACCAGGGCAAGGATCAAGGGGAAGACCTCCATTTAG AGGTAATCACCATGGAGACATGTATAGGGGAAGAGATCATCCCATGTCTGAATTTAGGGGTAGAGATGGGATGAGTATGAGACCTATGGGCCATATGGGTCCACCAGATCCACCACCGATGGATATGAGAAGAATGGACAGTCCACCAATGTGGGGGCATGACACGAATTCACGTGATATGCATGGTAGAGCAATGGACAGAGATTTTTACAGATCTGTCCCAGGGCCAGATTTAAATTTCCGAGGGCAGTTTGATGGTAACCCGAAAGACGATTTAATGCATTCACCAGGTTTCTCTGGACTTGATATGGGCGGCAGAGATATGCCgacttgggaaaaaaacagcagaCATATGGACATGAGAGTCAGAGACACGTTTCATGATGATATGCCTCGCTTCAATAATCCTAACCTGGACGGAAGGAGAGGTTATTCAATGGACAGAATGACAGATGATGACTTCAGGAACATGCGGACTCCCTTGGGCATGAATGATAACAGTCGTTTTAACATGGACACGCCGTCTTATGAGAGGAGGAGAATGGACATGGATAGAAGAGGAGGACCACCTCTTAATCCAAGGGGTGGATTTGAGTCGGATATGGATTTTCGAAATCATCCTGGTCCGCCGCCTGAATTTCAAAGCAGAGAGCGGTCTCCCTTAAGATTTGGAAATAATGCCCCTCCAATGGACAGGACAAGATCTGGCATGCCTGCAGATACCAGTGGGTCACAAAGATCTGACTTCAAGGGTCCAGAAGAACAGTCCAGAATGAACAAGGGTCCAAATTCGTGCGGTAGTCCCCTTATGGACTATAGGAGCGGTGAAGAGATGACTCTTGCCGAGGAATGGAAGAACCGCCAAAAGGATCAACCCCCTTTCTCAGATAAAGGAATGAAAGGTGATTCTCAGCTCTCTCAGCCAGCAAGTTTTAGAAGAGATCCTGTATACCAGGATACCAGCCGAGATCCACCAGCATTTCTTGAGAGGGATAGACCGCCTCttgattttctggggaaagatgtccatttcccTCGCGGTGGTCTATTTGCTGAACGAGATCGCCCTCCACTTGGTAGAAACTCCCCTCAAGACAGAACTCTCCTTGCTGCCCCTCCAGTAAGAGGAAATGAGAGTAAACACTGGCTTGCAGAAAGAGACTCTGAACAGAGTCACAAGAAATCAAAGCTTGATGAAAATTACCACAACAAACTGCTAAGTCAGGAGCTTGTGGATCCAAAGGATAGTTTTAAAGGACTTACAGATATTCCATACAGTGAAGGGCAGACTACAAGTCAGATGGCGGAACTGGAAGATTTCCAAAGCGGGGACCAAGACTACCGAGACATTGATTATAGGACAGCTTCTGGAAGGATGTTTGACTACAAGCAGGGGGATCTTCAGGCAACACCATTGATTGAGGAGTCCAAAACACCAGTTGCCCCAGACTTCAGTGCATCTGGTTCTAAG GATCAAGATTATAGGAATGCGTCAGTGGCGGATAAAGTGTCCACAACATTATCCATAAGTGGCATTCCAAAGACTGCTACGGTGGAGCAG ATTCTTGGTGCCTTTACAGTTCAAGATGGGTTGCCACAACCAGGGATGAAGATTAAAAATGTTGTCCCAG GTTACAGCTACGATACGGCCTATGTGGAGTTTTTAAACCTCGAGGATGCAGTCCGCTTCATGGAGTCCAACAAG GGGTCCCTCAAGGTTGGCACTAGAACTGTATCCATTAGCTACTCTCATCCAGATGATAGTGACGCAAGTATTCAT GAGTCACAGTTGTCCAGACCCAATCATCCATCAGACGAATTTGAATCCGGCCAGAATGGTGGAACCATCAAAGGCCCCATGGAGCCGATGCCTCCCACCCAGTGGCAACGCAACTCTGACCTCACTCCTGAGGCCTGGCAGCAGCAGATGGACCAGCAGTATCAGGAACAGGAAAGCGAGACGCAAGCAGAGTCTTGGGGTCATCAGCATTCCCCTCACCACAATTCCCATCAGTCCAAATCAGTCTTTAAGGACAGTAAAA CCATGATCATAAAAAATATCATGCCAAACACCACAGTCGAGGCCATCCTCAAAGCTTTGGATCCGTATGCTTATCTGGATGAGAGAAACATTCGTCTAATCAAGGCCAAGACACCCGGAGCAAAGTGCTTCTGCTTTATCGACATGGACTCCCATGAG CAAGTTACCCGCTTGGTCGACCTACTCCTCACTAGGCCCAATCCTCTTTGTATCGATGGGTATAGAGTGTATGCGGAGGTTGCAAAACCCCTCAAGAACCAGAG TTTCAGAAGAGAGTTTGACAGGACAAGCAACTCTTCACCAGGCTATCGGGCTGCATCCAATATGATGGAG GCACAACAATTTTACCCCCAGCCGCAACCCTCCATGCAACAACCACCTGGAGTGCAAG CTGGTTTGCCGACTAATAATAGTAATGCACCTCCCTTGGGAGATGCCAACATCAGCCAA GGAAGTGGCTATGATGCCAGTCAAGCTCAAGATGCTTCTTACCAGGCGACTGAAGCTCATGTTGCCACTGATGCCGTGACACCCGCTGATCAATCATATG TCCCTGCAGATGCCGAGGCACCAGATACGTCCAGCTACTTGTATGATGCTACGTCAGGCTTCTACTATGACCCTGAGACCACCTTGTACTATGACCCTGGCTCCAGG tACTTTTACAACGCTCAAAACCAAGAGTACCTGTACTGGGACGCGACAACAAAGGCGTACCTCCCAGTGCCTGGAGGCAACCAGGGGCACCAGCCAGTCATGACGGCCGAGGATCAAGCCATTCTCTCCAACCCGGCGGCCGACGCTCCTCTGGACATGAAGAAACCGTCGGAGCCTCCAATGCCCTCAACGCAGGTGTCCGTCACTGCTGACAACCACGACACGCCGTCCCCTGAGAAGAAAGACGACGACGATTCAATAAAAAAGGACGATAGGCCAAAAAGTATCGCTGCTGTGAAG ATCATGAAAGATATGGAGCGCTGGGCCAAGATCCAGAACCGGCAAAAGGACTGCGTACGTTCCCCATCGCCTGTGCTGAAAGGCAGCCTGGATGATGACAAGAAACAATCCAAGTCTGCGGATGCTGGGTTTGCTGTGTTTGAGAGGAAG AAATCCGGTGGTGACGAATTTTTCAAGAAGCCACTTGCTCCACTTAAAAAAGAGGAAAAGTCAAAG CGCCCGATGGGCTCCTTGGGCATGCTGGCCTCAGATTATGCCGCTGGAAGTGATGACGAAGTGGAGGAGGACAAGGAGGACGTAGCACGCAGCAGCCAGGTCACCAAAGCACCACCTGAAGAACGTGAGGACAAGTTGACGGACTGGAAGAAGATCGCCTGTTTGCTGTGCAGGAGGCAGTTCCCCAATAAGGATGCACTCATTCGCCACCAGCAGCTCTCAGACCTGCACAAA caaaacatggagatccacTTGAAGATCAAAAGGTCCAAGAAAGAACTGGAGGCACTGGAGAACCAAGAAAAACAA CTGACCACCAAGGAAGTTGGCAGGTCACCagaacagaagaggagaaaacacCATCACCATCAGCCGCAACAGCATCATAACAGTTGGGCTGGAGGATCTAG GGAGATCAGTAAAGTCGCTGAAAGACCTGGTTTAGGCTCAGAACCTCCGCCT AGACGCCAAAAGAAAGAACATGTCGCTTGGGATCAcgccacctacaaacaagcagtgCGTAAGGCCATGTTTGCACGCTTTAAGGAATTGGACTGA
- the camkva gene encoding caM kinase-like vesicle-associated protein: protein MPFGCLTLGEKKDYNNPAEVTDKYDLGQVVKSEEFCEIFRAKDRNTLKMYTCKKFNKKDGRNVRKAAKNEIMILKMIKHHNILQLVDTFETKKEYFIFLELATGREVFDWILDQGYYSERDTSNVMRQVLEAVAYLHSLNIVHRNLKLENLVYFNRLKHSKIVISDFQLAKLENRLIKDPCGTPEYLAPEVVGRQRYGRPVDCWAIGVIMYILLSGNPPFYDDSDEDDPESRDKNLFLKILSGDYEFDSPYWDDISDSAKTLVASLMEVDQDQRLTAQEAIAHEWISGNAASDKNIKDGVCAQIEKNFAKAKWKKAVRVTTLMKRLRASEPGDSGASVADAGTPAGPAAAPTAAGGGLAASLKAALSANAANIQTSSTPADPQPSTAREEDKSEEPCNGDVL, encoded by the exons ATGCCATTTGGTTGTCTGACGCTTGGGGAGAAAAAGGATTACAACAATCCCGCTGAAGTCACCGACAAATATGACCTGGGACAAGTTGTTAAATC AGAGGAGTTTTGTGAGATATTCCGGGCAAAGGATAGGAACACGTTGAAAATGTACACCTGtaaaaaattcaacaaaaagGATGGCCGAAATGTGAGGAAAGCGGCCAAGAATGAAATTATGATCTTAAAGAT GATAAAACATCATAATATCCTCCAGCTTGTTGACacttttgaaacaaaaaaagagtACTTTATCTTCCTGGAACT AGCAACAGGCAGGGAGGTGTTTGACTGGATTTTAGATCAAGGGTACTACTCAGAAAGGGACACCAGCAATGTGATGAGGCAGGTGCTTGAGGCCGTAGCGTACCTGCATTCTCTGAATATCGTCCACAGAAATCTAAAG CTTGAGAACCTAGTTTACTTCAATCGCTTGAAACACTCCAAAATTGTTATCAGTGACTTTCAGCTGGCAAAACTGGAAAACAGACTCATTAAGGATCCGTGCGGCACTCCGGAGTATCTCG CTCCCGAGGTTGTTGGGAGGCAGAGATATGGACGGCCTGTAGATTGCTGGGCGATAGGGGTCATcatgtacatact ATTGTCAGGCAACCCACCTTTTTACGATGACTCAGATGAAGATGACCCCGAAAGTCGGGACAAGAACCTCTTCCTGAAAATTTTGTCAGGGGACTACGAATTTGACTCGCCTTACTGGGATGACATTTCAGATTCTG CCAAAACCTTAGTGGCGTCTCTGATGGAGGTGGACCAAGACCAGCGACTGACTGCACAAGAGGCAATTGCCCATGAATG GATTTCTGGGAATGCTGCCTCAGATAAGAACATCAAAGATGGTGTTTGTGCACAAATCGAAAAGAATTTTGCTAAAGCCAAGTGGAAG AAAGCTGTAAGGGTTACCACCCTTATGAAGAGGCTCCGAGCATCAGAGCCGGGGGATTCAGGTGCTTCTGTAGCTGACGCCGGAACACCTGCAGGCCCCGCTGCTGCTCCAACAGCTGCTGGTGGTGGCCTTGCTGCCAGCCTAAAAGCAGCTCTTAGTGCAAACGCTGCCAACATACAGACTTCATCTACTCCAGCGGACCCTCAGCCGAGTACTGCCAGAGAGGAGGACAAGTCAGAGGAACCGTGCAATGGTGATGttctctaa